One Qipengyuania aurantiaca genomic region harbors:
- a CDS encoding D-alanine--D-alanine ligase: MTDLPTLPDNIHIAVLMGGWANERPVSLMSGEGVAKALEERGHKVTRIDMDRQIAARIAEVKPDVVFNALHGVPGEDGTVQGMLDLMGVAYTHSGLATSVIAIDKQLTKQALVPHGIPMPGGRIVMSADLFERDPLPRPYVLKPVNEGSSVGVAIVTDESNHGNPISRSAKGPWQDFAELLAEPYIKGREMTAAVVDFPEGPRALAVTELKPKSGFYDFDAKYTDGMTDHVCPADIPEHIRDLCLEIALKAHKVLGCKGTSRTDFRWDEEEGEDGLFVLETNTQPGMTPLSLVPEQAKFAGIEYGALVETIIAAALRDHKVKVGRGSDG; encoded by the coding sequence TTGACCGACCTCCCGACATTGCCCGATAACATCCACATCGCCGTCCTCATGGGCGGCTGGGCGAACGAGCGCCCCGTCAGCCTGATGTCGGGCGAGGGCGTGGCCAAGGCGCTTGAAGAGCGCGGCCACAAAGTCACGCGGATCGACATGGATCGCCAGATTGCCGCACGCATAGCCGAGGTGAAGCCCGATGTCGTTTTCAACGCGCTCCATGGCGTTCCGGGCGAGGACGGGACGGTGCAGGGCATGCTCGACCTGATGGGCGTGGCTTATACGCATTCGGGCCTCGCCACCTCGGTCATCGCGATCGACAAGCAACTTACCAAGCAGGCGCTCGTCCCTCATGGCATCCCCATGCCCGGGGGACGGATCGTGATGAGCGCCGACCTGTTCGAGCGCGATCCGCTGCCGCGTCCCTATGTGCTCAAACCCGTCAACGAAGGCAGCTCGGTCGGTGTCGCCATCGTCACCGACGAGAGCAATCACGGCAATCCGATCTCGCGTTCGGCCAAGGGGCCGTGGCAGGATTTCGCCGAACTGCTCGCCGAACCCTATATCAAGGGCCGCGAGATGACCGCCGCCGTGGTCGATTTCCCCGAAGGCCCGCGCGCGCTCGCCGTGACCGAGCTGAAGCCCAAGAGCGGCTTTTACGATTTCGACGCGAAATACACCGACGGGATGACCGACCATGTCTGCCCCGCCGACATCCCCGAACACATCCGCGACCTCTGCCTCGAGATTGCTCTCAAGGCCCACAAGGTATTGGGCTGCAAGGGCACCAGCCGCACCGACTTCCGCTGGGACGAGGAAGAAGGCGAAGACGGCCTCTTCGTGCTGGAGACCAACACGCAGCCAGGCATGACACCGCTCAGCCTCGTTCCCGAGCAGGCGAAGTTCGCCGGCATCGAATATGGCGCGCTGGTCGAAACGATCATCGCCGCCGCGCTGCGCGATCACAAGGTGAAGGTGGGTCGGGGAAGCGATGGCTAA
- a CDS encoding FtsW/RodA/SpoVE family cell cycle protein, which translates to MQPFVPGAKRKPAHIPGGKLSRWSQLKIWWREIDRVLLGLVLFLMAGGAIAVAAASPASADRLSTSSETLDPLYFFYRHLGWQAVALCILFGTSMLSRENARRLGVLVAAAMLGLLFLVPFIGVEINGARRWIVIGMQFQPSEFLKPAFVIVVAWVLSWRMRDPNLPVLWLVTGLTGLIGALLMMQPNFGEFMLFAGVWGVMILLAGIPLKRLGIVVGGGLFLLTATYFLYDNARHRIDSFFGGGTAYDQVDLASRTLLAGGWTGAGYGLGLRKMSLPEAHTDYIFSVIGEEFGLIACAFIVLLYLAIVLRVLMRLVDEEDLFALLAGTGLVALLGGQAFINILVNLQLFPSKGMTLPLISYGGSSTMAIALTVGLLIAVTRRNPYLKTTTRGLGDLLGIGQGGAMTTPEARITRGIHQ; encoded by the coding sequence ATGCAGCCCTTCGTCCCCGGCGCCAAGCGCAAGCCCGCCCACATCCCGGGCGGCAAGCTGTCGCGCTGGAGCCAGCTGAAGATCTGGTGGCGCGAGATCGACCGCGTTCTGCTCGGCCTCGTGCTGTTCCTTATGGCGGGCGGCGCGATCGCGGTTGCGGCGGCCAGCCCGGCCAGCGCCGACCGGCTGTCGACCTCGTCGGAAACGCTCGATCCGCTCTACTTCTTCTACCGCCATCTCGGCTGGCAGGCGGTGGCGCTGTGCATCCTCTTCGGCACCTCGATGCTCAGCCGCGAGAACGCGCGGCGGCTCGGTGTCCTGGTCGCCGCCGCCATGCTCGGCCTCCTGTTCCTCGTCCCTTTCATCGGGGTGGAAATCAACGGCGCGCGGCGCTGGATCGTCATCGGCATGCAGTTCCAGCCGTCCGAATTTCTGAAGCCTGCCTTCGTGATTGTGGTCGCCTGGGTGTTGTCCTGGCGCATGCGCGATCCCAACCTCCCGGTGCTATGGCTCGTGACCGGCCTGACGGGCCTGATCGGTGCGCTGCTGATGATGCAACCGAATTTCGGCGAATTCATGCTGTTTGCAGGCGTCTGGGGCGTCATGATCCTGCTGGCAGGCATCCCTCTCAAACGGCTCGGCATCGTAGTTGGCGGCGGCCTTTTCCTCCTGACCGCGACCTATTTCCTCTACGACAACGCCCGCCACCGCATCGACAGTTTCTTTGGCGGCGGTACGGCCTATGACCAGGTCGACCTGGCCAGCCGTACGTTGCTCGCCGGGGGCTGGACGGGAGCAGGTTACGGCCTCGGTCTCAGAAAGATGAGCCTGCCCGAAGCGCATACCGACTACATCTTCAGCGTGATCGGCGAAGAATTCGGGCTGATCGCCTGCGCCTTCATCGTCCTGCTGTATCTCGCCATCGTGCTGCGCGTGCTGATGCGGCTGGTGGACGAGGAGGACCTCTTCGCCCTTCTCGCCGGCACAGGCCTCGTCGCGCTGTTGGGTGGGCAGGCCTTCATCAACATCCTCGTCAATCTGCAACTCTTCCCGTCGAAGGGGATGACCTTGCCGCTGATCAGCTATGGCGGCTCCTCGACCATGGCGATCGCGCTGACCGTGGGCCTGTTGATCGCAGTCACCCGCCGCAATCCCTATCTCAAAACGACGACAAGGGGACTTGGCGACCTGCTGGGCATAGGGCAGGGGGGCGCGATGACGACACCAGAGGCGCGCATTACGCGCGGAATCCACCAGTGA
- the murC gene encoding UDP-N-acetylmuramate--L-alanine ligase, producing MKGVPTDIGTIHFVGIGGIGMSGIAEVMNNLGYTVQGSDISESPTVERLRSQGIAVKIGHEKENVEGAAVVVTSTAVKRTNPEVAHALENRIPVVRRAEMLAELMRLKSTIAVAGTHGKTTTTSMIASLLDCGAIDPTVINGGIIEQYGSNARLGDSDWMVVEADESDGSFLRLDGTIAVVTNIDPEHLDHYGDFDGVKDAFVEFIHNVPFYGAAVLCIDHPEVQAVIGKVRDRRVVTYGFNLQADICGVNVQPHEGGNRFDVIVRQRGEEDRRIENVCLPMPGRHNVQNALAAIAVSIEMGCPDEVICNGFSSFGGVRRRFTNVGSVGGATVIDDYGHHPVEIRAVLEAAREATKNRVIAVMQPHRYTRLRDLMDDFQSSFNEADQVYITPVYAAGEDPIEGVSAEALVEGLKSRGHRNAATVEDRDDLAKKLAADIEEGDLVVCLGAGDITKWAAGLADAVGKERDS from the coding sequence ATGAAGGGCGTACCTACCGATATCGGCACGATCCACTTCGTCGGGATCGGCGGCATCGGCATGTCGGGCATTGCCGAGGTGATGAACAACCTCGGCTATACGGTGCAGGGCAGCGATATCAGCGAAAGCCCCACGGTCGAGCGCCTGCGTTCGCAAGGCATCGCGGTGAAGATCGGGCACGAGAAGGAAAACGTCGAAGGCGCCGCCGTCGTCGTGACCTCCACCGCGGTCAAGCGCACCAACCCCGAAGTCGCGCACGCACTCGAAAACCGCATCCCCGTGGTTCGCCGCGCCGAAATGCTCGCCGAACTGATGCGTCTAAAATCGACCATCGCGGTGGCCGGGACGCACGGCAAGACAACCACCACCAGCATGATCGCCAGCCTGCTCGACTGCGGGGCCATCGACCCGACCGTAATCAACGGCGGCATCATCGAACAATATGGCTCCAACGCCCGGCTGGGCGACAGCGACTGGATGGTGGTGGAGGCCGACGAAAGCGACGGTAGCTTCCTGCGCTTGGACGGCACCATCGCGGTCGTCACCAATATCGATCCCGAGCACCTCGATCATTACGGCGATTTCGACGGGGTGAAGGACGCCTTCGTCGAGTTCATCCACAACGTGCCTTTCTACGGCGCGGCGGTGCTGTGCATCGACCATCCCGAAGTGCAGGCAGTCATCGGCAAGGTCCGCGACCGCCGCGTGGTGACCTATGGCTTCAACCTGCAGGCGGACATCTGCGGCGTGAACGTCCAGCCGCATGAGGGCGGCAACCGCTTCGATGTGATCGTGCGCCAGCGCGGCGAGGAAGACCGCCGTATCGAGAACGTCTGCCTGCCCATGCCCGGTCGCCACAACGTCCAGAACGCACTCGCCGCGATTGCCGTCTCCATCGAGATGGGCTGCCCGGACGAGGTGATCTGCAACGGCTTCTCCAGCTTCGGCGGCGTGCGTCGCCGCTTCACCAATGTCGGCAGCGTCGGCGGGGCGACCGTGATCGACGATTACGGCCACCACCCGGTCGAAATCCGTGCCGTGCTGGAAGCCGCGCGCGAGGCGACGAAGAATCGCGTCATCGCCGTCATGCAGCCGCACCGCTACACACGCCTCCGCGATCTGATGGACGACTTCCAGAGCAGCTTCAACGAGGCCGACCAGGTCTACATTACCCCGGTCTATGCTGCGGGCGAGGACCCCATCGAAGGCGTGAGCGCCGAGGCGCTGGTCGAAGGCCTCAAGTCCCGCGGCCACCGCAACGCGGCTACGGTGGAGGATCGGGACGACCTTGCGAAAAAGCTCGCCGCCGACATCGAAGAGGGCGACCTCGTGGTCTGCCTCGGCGCGGGCGACATCACGAAATGGGCGGCCGGTCTTGCCGATGCGGTCGGGAAGGAACGCGATTCGTGA
- the murB gene encoding UDP-N-acetylmuramate dehydrogenase gives MAPDCSVEGTIEAPIDTDGLKGKLTPDAPLAKLVWFKSGGKADWLFEPEDLADLKEFLRRLDGDLPVMALGLGSNMIVRDGGVPGVVIKLGKPFADVAIDDESCVVACGGGAHGILVASAARDCGVAGLEFMRGIPGTVGGFVRMNGGAYGREVSDVLIDCEVVMPDGRFHTLPASDLQYSYRHSALPEGAVVVRARFKGEPGDPEVIGAKMDEIAEARENSQPLRTKTGGSTFKNPPGKKAWELVDAAGCRGLTMGGAQVSEKHTNFLLNTGDATSADIEGLGEEVKRRVYEHSGVELEWEIQRVGRP, from the coding sequence ATGGCGCCGGACTGTTCGGTCGAAGGAACCATCGAGGCGCCGATCGACACCGATGGCCTCAAAGGCAAGCTGACGCCCGACGCGCCGCTCGCCAAGCTCGTCTGGTTCAAGAGCGGCGGCAAGGCCGACTGGCTGTTCGAGCCCGAAGACCTCGCCGACCTCAAGGAATTCCTCCGCCGCCTCGACGGCGACCTGCCGGTCATGGCGCTGGGCCTCGGCTCGAACATGATCGTGCGCGACGGCGGCGTGCCGGGCGTGGTCATCAAACTCGGCAAGCCTTTCGCCGACGTTGCCATCGACGATGAAAGCTGCGTCGTCGCTTGCGGCGGCGGTGCGCATGGCATCCTCGTCGCCAGCGCGGCGCGAGATTGCGGCGTGGCGGGCCTCGAATTCATGCGCGGCATCCCCGGCACGGTCGGCGGTTTCGTGCGCATGAACGGCGGCGCCTATGGCCGCGAGGTCAGCGACGTGCTGATCGATTGCGAAGTCGTGATGCCCGATGGGCGCTTCCACACTTTGCCCGCCTCCGACCTGCAATATTCCTATCGCCACTCGGCCCTGCCCGAAGGCGCGGTCGTGGTCCGCGCGCGCTTCAAGGGCGAGCCGGGCGATCCCGAAGTCATCGGCGCGAAAATGGACGAGATCGCCGAAGCGCGCGAAAACTCGCAGCCGCTGCGTACCAAGACGGGTGGTTCGACCTTCAAGAACCCGCCGGGCAAAAAGGCCTGGGAACTGGTCGATGCGGCCGGATGCCGCGGCCTGACGATGGGCGGCGCGCAGGTTAGCGAGAAGCACACCAACTTTCTCCTCAACACCGGCGACGCCACCAGCGCCGATATCGAAGGGTTGGGCGAGGAAGTGAAACGCCGTGTCTACGAGCATTCGGGTGTCGAACTCGAATGGGAAATCCAGCGCGTGGGGCGACCGTGA
- a CDS encoding DUF4262 domain-containing protein: MSERPLNEFEQGILDNIEKSGCQVNTIFDPDGDEPTFSYSIGFPKTVGQPEVIIFGLRNEVMHSMINALLGKCRQGLKLRDGLVIDDLLDGYNCVARVVVSDYLVDEYFASAIWYEKYRTGGEMEEAYQIVWPGVQQRLFPWDEGCDQIVIDSQPALYHPETVH, translated from the coding sequence GTGAGCGAGCGTCCACTCAACGAATTCGAGCAAGGAATTCTGGATAATATCGAGAAGTCCGGCTGTCAGGTAAATACCATCTTCGATCCAGATGGTGACGAACCGACGTTTAGCTACTCAATTGGCTTCCCCAAAACGGTGGGTCAACCCGAGGTCATCATCTTCGGACTGAGAAACGAGGTCATGCATTCCATGATCAATGCGCTTCTCGGCAAATGTCGCCAAGGTCTGAAATTGCGGGATGGGTTGGTGATCGACGACCTTTTGGACGGGTACAACTGTGTCGCGAGGGTGGTCGTGAGCGATTATCTTGTGGACGAGTATTTTGCTTCTGCCATCTGGTATGAAAAGTATCGGACTGGTGGGGAGATGGAAGAAGCCTATCAAATCGTTTGGCCGGGCGTTCAGCAGCGCCTCTTTCCGTGGGACGAAGGCTGCGACCAGATCGTCATCGATAGCCAACCTGCCCTCTATCACCCGGAGACCGTTCATTGA
- the murG gene encoding undecaprenyldiphospho-muramoylpentapeptide beta-N-acetylglucosaminyltransferase → MTGSSRHFVLAAGGTGGHLLPAFALATELDRRGHHVALITDERGAQIPGKPDFMPAHVLPAGRFGKNPLQWLKGAKAVWEGRTMALRLFDSFQPSAVVGFGGYPSLPAILASTSADIPTVVHEQNAVLGRVNRLFAGRVNAIATAYPDVQRLKPAHKDKVFLVGNPVRAEVLTLRDDPFPSYGEDGLLRVLVTGGSQGARVLSEVVPDGLAMLPPAIRQRLQVTQQCRPEDLDAVRERYRTHGIPAELATYFEDMQARLADAHLFIGRAGASTIAELTAVGRPAILIPLPIATDDHQAFNAREMAKAGGARMIRQEKFEAKELAKQIRVLADDPQGLSNAAHAAWNCGRPKAVEDLADLVESFGGADMMDVIRVGGNNARGASQGQVAGQGAKLESSE, encoded by the coding sequence GTGACCGGCTCCAGCCGCCATTTCGTGCTCGCCGCCGGAGGGACCGGGGGCCATTTGCTGCCCGCCTTCGCACTGGCGACCGAACTCGACCGGCGCGGGCACCATGTCGCGCTGATCACCGACGAGCGCGGCGCGCAGATCCCCGGCAAGCCCGATTTCATGCCCGCCCATGTCCTGCCCGCGGGGCGTTTCGGCAAGAACCCGCTGCAATGGCTGAAAGGCGCAAAGGCCGTGTGGGAAGGGCGCACCATGGCGCTGCGGCTGTTCGACAGCTTCCAGCCTAGCGCGGTGGTCGGCTTCGGGGGCTATCCCTCGCTGCCCGCGATCCTCGCCTCGACCTCGGCGGATATCCCGACCGTGGTCCATGAACAGAACGCGGTACTGGGCCGCGTGAACCGCCTGTTTGCTGGCCGCGTGAACGCGATTGCCACCGCCTATCCCGATGTGCAGCGGCTGAAACCGGCGCATAAGGACAAGGTGTTCCTCGTCGGCAATCCGGTGCGCGCCGAAGTGCTCACCCTGCGTGACGATCCGTTCCCGAGCTATGGCGAGGACGGTCTGCTGCGCGTGCTCGTAACCGGCGGCAGCCAGGGCGCGCGTGTCTTGTCCGAAGTCGTCCCCGATGGCCTTGCCATGCTTCCGCCCGCGATCCGACAGCGGTTGCAGGTCACCCAGCAGTGCCGCCCGGAAGATCTCGACGCAGTGCGCGAACGCTATCGCACTCACGGCATTCCGGCCGAACTGGCGACCTATTTCGAAGACATGCAGGCGCGCCTTGCCGATGCGCATCTCTTCATCGGCCGTGCTGGCGCCTCGACCATAGCGGAACTGACCGCCGTGGGTCGCCCGGCCATCCTGATCCCGTTGCCCATCGCGACCGACGACCACCAGGCGTTCAACGCGCGCGAGATGGCCAAGGCGGGCGGGGCGCGGATGATCCGGCAGGAGAAGTTCGAGGCGAAGGAACTCGCCAAGCAGATCCGCGTGCTGGCGGACGATCCGCAAGGGCTTTCCAACGCGGCCCATGCGGCATGGAACTGTGGCCGTCCCAAGGCCGTAGAGGACCTTGCCGACCTCGTCGAAAGCTTCGGCGGGGCGGACATGATGGATGTAATCCGCGTGGGCGGAAACAACGCGCGGGGGGCTTCGCAGGGCCAGGTCGCGGGCCAGGGTGCGAAATTGGAGAGTTCGGAATGA